Proteins from a genomic interval of Enterococcus faecium:
- the mltG gene encoding endolytic transglycosylase MltG, whose protein sequence is MSGNKQHPSKDKKEASKAATADIIDKRRNLRKKEDKIVRKIILVIALTLLIIGGFLGFTVYRYVDSGLKPLDKSDDQLVQVEIPSGSSNKQIGEILEKDNIIKSGIVFNYYTKFKNLTGFQAGYYQLAPNMTLDEIGKQLQEGGTSEPTKVADGKIAIPEGYDIDQIAERVAKVTGKDKKEFLDLVNDETFFNELYQKFPELLESASKAENTKYRLEGYLFPATYDYYTSTSLKDLVIEMVNKTNTVMQNYYSAIKQKNLTVQEVLTLASLVEKEGVKENDRKNIAQVFFNRIKANMPLQSDISVLYALGEHKELVTYEDTAVDSPYNLYTNTGYGPGPFDNPSEEAIKAVLEPAENDYYYFVADTSTGNVYFAKTYEEHMELVQKYVNNS, encoded by the coding sequence TTGTCAGGAAACAAACAACACCCAAGCAAAGACAAAAAAGAAGCCAGTAAGGCAGCTACAGCAGATATAATCGACAAGCGGAGAAATCTGCGTAAAAAAGAAGATAAGATCGTGAGGAAGATCATTTTAGTGATCGCTCTTACATTATTGATTATTGGCGGATTTCTCGGGTTTACCGTATATCGTTATGTAGATAGCGGGTTGAAGCCTTTAGATAAATCGGACGACCAATTAGTCCAAGTGGAAATCCCAAGCGGCTCTTCTAATAAGCAGATTGGCGAAATTTTGGAGAAAGACAATATTATTAAAAGTGGGATTGTTTTCAATTATTATACAAAATTTAAAAACTTAACTGGCTTTCAAGCTGGTTATTATCAGTTAGCGCCTAATATGACTCTTGATGAGATTGGCAAGCAGTTGCAAGAAGGCGGCACATCTGAGCCAACAAAAGTTGCAGATGGGAAAATTGCCATTCCAGAAGGCTACGACATCGATCAGATTGCTGAGCGGGTAGCGAAGGTAACTGGTAAAGACAAGAAAGAATTTTTAGATTTAGTAAATGATGAGACTTTCTTTAACGAGTTGTATCAAAAATTCCCAGAATTGTTGGAAAGTGCCTCTAAAGCTGAGAACACAAAATACCGTTTGGAAGGCTACTTATTCCCAGCTACTTATGATTACTACACGAGTACTTCGCTTAAGGATCTTGTGATTGAGATGGTGAACAAGACAAATACGGTCATGCAAAACTATTATTCAGCTATCAAACAGAAAAATTTGACTGTACAAGAAGTTTTAACTTTGGCTTCTCTAGTTGAAAAAGAAGGCGTAAAAGAAAATGATCGTAAAAATATTGCACAAGTCTTCTTTAACCGAATCAAGGCAAATATGCCACTTCAGTCAGATATCTCTGTTTTATATGCATTAGGAGAACATAAAGAATTGGTGACGTATGAAGATACAGCTGTAGATTCACCATACAATTTGTATACCAATACCGGCTATGGGCCTGGTCCTTTTGACAATCCAAGCGAAGAGGCAATCAAGGCAGTATTAGAACCAGCAGAAAATGACTATTATTATTTCGTAGCAGATACGAGCACTGGAAATGTTTATTTCGCTAAAACGTATGAAGAACATATGGAACTAGTGCAAAAATATGTAAATAATTCTTAG
- a CDS encoding serine hydrolase domain-containing protein produces MAKGKHQKKQQISLSFLAVLLLAVSFFSTGIITGWQLTKQPQPQIYKTEPAQLASNLTSNEQMLASKIDQLLQKSDYIGSIYVRKNNRVILEKGYGYANLRIKESNSPSLYYQIGSIQKAMTALLILKQIQSGKITFDTKLSEFYPQIPGSQQISIKNMLYMRSGLHRTASPKKPMSDSEIIQFALHHLKFTDYDTYHYEPLNYTLLTGVLIKLTNQPYETLLKKEIIRPLHLEHTDFYENVKNSPQHAVSYQMSATDDYSKALVEPETDIRNELGTGNISMSVYDLNKFFTSVLSGDIIPKELLFSLWQNNGDKHPYSGGVYSGNDYILAQGNINRFHAVAAMKKDTKDAIVMESNIQSDKNIKLPATDLRNQIYELMEGVNLKS; encoded by the coding sequence ATGGCAAAAGGAAAACATCAAAAAAAACAGCAGATCTCTCTTTCTTTTCTCGCAGTTTTGTTGCTGGCTGTCAGCTTCTTTTCAACAGGCATCATTACAGGATGGCAATTAACAAAACAACCTCAACCACAAATTTATAAAACGGAACCCGCACAACTTGCTTCCAATTTAACATCTAATGAGCAGATGCTTGCCAGCAAAATTGATCAATTACTGCAAAAATCAGATTATATCGGTTCGATTTATGTACGCAAAAATAATCGAGTGATATTAGAAAAAGGATATGGGTACGCAAATCTACGCATAAAAGAATCGAATTCTCCTTCTCTTTACTATCAAATCGGTTCGATCCAAAAAGCGATGACTGCTTTACTTATCCTAAAACAAATTCAATCTGGCAAGATAACTTTTGACACAAAGCTATCTGAATTTTATCCTCAGATTCCTGGAAGTCAGCAAATCTCAATCAAAAATATGCTTTACATGCGCTCTGGTCTTCATCGAACCGCTTCTCCAAAAAAACCTATGTCAGATAGTGAGATCATTCAGTTTGCCCTTCATCATTTGAAATTTACTGATTATGATACGTATCATTATGAACCATTAAATTATACATTGCTTACAGGGGTATTGATCAAACTAACGAATCAGCCTTATGAAACTCTTTTAAAAAAAGAAATCATTCGGCCACTCCATCTAGAACATACAGATTTTTATGAAAATGTAAAAAATTCCCCTCAGCATGCTGTATCTTACCAAATGTCTGCAACTGACGATTATTCAAAAGCATTGGTCGAGCCTGAAACAGACATCCGAAATGAATTAGGCACAGGAAATATAAGTATGTCTGTTTATGACTTGAACAAATTCTTTACCAGTGTTCTGTCTGGCGATATTATACCAAAAGAACTACTTTTCTCATTGTGGCAAAATAATGGTGATAAACATCCTTACAGCGGCGGTGTTTACAGTGGAAATGATTATATCCTTGCTCAGGGAAATATCAATCGATTCCATGCAGTAGCGGCGATGAAAAAAGACACAAAAGATGCAATCGTCATGGAAAGTAATATCCAATCTGATAAAAACATCAAATTGCCGGCCACTGATTTAAGAAATCAGATTTACGAACTGATGGAAGGTGTTAATTTAAAAAGCTAA
- a CDS encoding NAD-dependent epimerase/dehydratase family protein: MDTILITGGAGFIGSTLANYLGKENKIVVVDDLSMGKKENLDMEKQVTFIEGDVSDPQLMERIMKQYQFAYIFHLAAVASVADSVERPLETHRVNFDSALLLLELVRKYQSGLKRLVFSSSAAVYGDEPTLPKKEESVIRPLTPYAIDKFAAEQYVLDYCHLYDVPTSAVRFFNVYGPNQNPNSPYSGVISILVDRYKKQLAGEKTEFTLFGDGSQSRDFVYIEDVIQALLLVAKEEKALGQQFNVGTGKSTTLLELIHSIDQILGTELALKYEAERSGDIRDSLADISKIRSLGYQPKFDILNGMERYLKTEID, encoded by the coding sequence ATGGATACTATATTGATTACTGGCGGAGCTGGTTTTATCGGTTCAACGCTAGCGAATTATTTGGGAAAAGAAAACAAAATCGTAGTAGTCGACGATTTATCAATGGGAAAAAAAGAAAACTTGGATATGGAGAAACAAGTGACTTTCATTGAGGGGGATGTATCAGATCCTCAATTGATGGAAAGAATCATGAAACAGTATCAGTTTGCCTATATTTTTCATTTAGCTGCTGTAGCTAGTGTGGCAGATTCTGTAGAACGTCCTCTAGAAACTCATCGTGTAAATTTTGACAGTGCGCTTTTATTGCTTGAATTGGTACGAAAATATCAATCTGGTTTAAAACGATTGGTATTTAGTTCATCAGCTGCAGTTTATGGCGATGAACCAACGTTGCCAAAAAAAGAAGAATCGGTCATCCGTCCTTTAACACCATATGCCATCGATAAGTTTGCAGCAGAACAATATGTTTTGGATTACTGTCATTTATATGATGTTCCGACTAGTGCTGTCCGATTTTTTAACGTTTATGGTCCAAATCAAAATCCTAACTCTCCATATAGCGGAGTTATTTCGATTCTAGTGGACCGATACAAAAAACAATTGGCAGGAGAAAAAACAGAATTTACTTTATTTGGTGATGGTAGCCAATCTAGAGACTTCGTTTATATAGAAGATGTTATACAAGCACTTTTACTTGTTGCTAAGGAAGAAAAAGCTTTAGGACAGCAATTCAATGTCGGTACAGGAAAAAGCACTACGCTACTTGAATTGATTCATTCAATTGATCAAATCTTAGGAACAGAGCTAGCGCTTAAATATGAAGCGGAGCGTTCAGGGGATATTCGTGATTCTTTAGCGGATATTTCAAAGATCCGTTCTTTAGGTTATCAACCCAAATTTGATATATTGAACGGAATGGAACGTTATTTAAAGACAGAAATCGATTAA
- a CDS encoding lipopolysaccharide biosynthesis protein, translating into MNTKAKSVIKNLYYTVAANFATLGISILLNLFVPKLLGVTEYSYWQLYVFYSSYVGFLHFGWIDGIYLKIGGEEYNKLDKRSLGSQFWYLTIFEFFVSIAIVVWAYFFMPNSSQSLILILTAVVSVITIVKTFILYIFQSTNRIKEYAQLSRNDRYLYVLFIAIYFALGGRDFYWLIIMDIASKLIVTLWGMSRIKDMLQVNMISLKELVPEIFDNINIGSKLMLSSIASMLILGTIRFFVQQRWSIETFGKLSFTLSISNMFLTFVNAVGIVMFPLLRRTNQQRLPELFRILRDLFVPLTYGLLIFYVPAKIVLTMWLPEYTESLNFMGILFPIVIYEGRMSLLINTYLKSLRKEKTILMVNVMTLSFSLVASLVIIFVIGNLNLAVGLILLSLAFRCNLAEYFLCRGMKLPVGYRQLVETILTIAFIFSNIWFGGDFISLGIYSLIYVIYLLYVHRSFLASFGEFRSLLKDR; encoded by the coding sequence ATGAATACTAAAGCAAAATCAGTTATAAAAAATCTTTATTATACAGTAGCCGCAAATTTTGCTACATTAGGTATCTCAATCTTGCTTAATTTATTTGTACCAAAACTATTGGGAGTAACAGAGTATAGTTATTGGCAGTTGTATGTGTTCTATTCTTCATACGTAGGCTTTTTGCATTTTGGATGGATTGATGGAATCTATTTAAAAATAGGAGGGGAAGAATATAATAAACTTGATAAACGCTCGCTCGGATCACAGTTTTGGTATCTAACGATTTTTGAGTTCTTTGTTTCAATAGCTATAGTTGTTTGGGCTTATTTCTTTATGCCAAACAGTTCCCAATCACTTATTTTAATATTGACAGCTGTTGTTTCAGTGATTACGATCGTTAAAACTTTTATTCTGTATATTTTCCAGTCGACGAATCGAATAAAAGAATATGCACAGCTTTCTAGGAATGATCGCTATCTTTATGTCTTGTTTATTGCTATTTACTTTGCTTTAGGCGGCAGAGATTTTTATTGGCTGATCATTATGGATATCGCTTCTAAATTGATCGTGACACTTTGGGGAATGTCTCGAATCAAAGATATGTTGCAAGTCAATATGATTAGTCTAAAAGAACTTGTCCCTGAAATTTTTGATAATATCAATATTGGTAGTAAGTTAATGTTGAGTAGTATTGCTAGCATGCTCATTCTTGGAACTATTCGATTCTTCGTACAACAACGATGGTCAATTGAAACTTTTGGTAAACTATCCTTTACATTGAGTATTTCAAATATGTTCCTAACATTTGTCAATGCAGTAGGAATTGTTATGTTTCCATTATTAAGAAGGACAAATCAGCAAAGACTCCCTGAACTCTTCCGTATCTTACGGGACTTATTTGTTCCTTTAACCTATGGTTTATTGATTTTTTACGTCCCAGCAAAAATTGTTTTGACCATGTGGCTACCCGAATATACGGAAAGTCTGAATTTTATGGGAATCTTGTTTCCAATCGTCATTTATGAAGGAAGAATGTCTTTACTTATCAATACGTATTTAAAGAGCTTGCGTAAAGAAAAAACGATATTGATGGTCAATGTGATGACGCTATCCTTTTCATTAGTGGCTTCATTAGTCATTATATTTGTGATAGGTAACTTGAATTTAGCAGTAGGCTTGATATTGTTGAGTCTAGCGTTTCGATGTAATTTAGCAGAATATTTTCTTTGTCGTGGAATGAAATTACCTGTTGGATACAGACAATTGGTAGAAACGATTCTAACGATTGCTTTTATCTTTAGTAACATCTGGTTTGGCGGTGACTTTATTAGTCTAGGTATCTATAGCTTGATTTATGTGATTTATTTGCTATATGTACATCGCAGCTTCCTTGCTAGCTTTGGTGAATTCCGCTCTCTACTAAAAGATCGTTAA
- a CDS encoding glycosyltransferase, producing MYEQLSTSVVMATYNGEKNILEQLDSLLSQTKKINEVLICDDCSTDNTVDIISSFIEKNNLSSTWHLKINEKNLGWRKNFFHLLNLASQDIIFTCDQDDIWHETKIEEMSSLFRNKKIQVLVTDYHELVELGGLCEELKKVDTEKNEQQIEERVIFNENNLFLRRPGCVYAVRKEFIPQVNLYASNMENPVHDMSMWGSAVLTNGLYLLRKPLIEWRKHGQSSFKKEIDQSNKEQLYYKRLMTLQRRLQRVEAARNYLINNVTIVDYDKKKKLLDNLIKELEMRIYMLEKEKIRTVIFSFWKYKHKFYFGTDIYHLLKHKYKK from the coding sequence ATGTATGAGCAACTAAGTACGTCTGTTGTAATGGCTACATACAATGGTGAAAAGAATATCTTGGAACAATTAGATTCACTACTAAGCCAGACAAAAAAAATCAATGAAGTACTGATTTGTGATGATTGTTCTACTGATAATACAGTTGATATTATCAGTAGTTTTATTGAGAAAAACAATTTGTCATCAACTTGGCATTTAAAAATTAACGAAAAAAATCTAGGATGGAGAAAAAATTTCTTTCATTTATTAAATTTAGCTAGCCAGGATATCATATTTACGTGTGATCAAGATGATATTTGGCACGAAACAAAAATTGAAGAGATGAGTAGCCTCTTCAGAAATAAGAAAATTCAAGTATTAGTTACGGATTATCATGAATTAGTAGAACTTGGCGGTTTATGTGAAGAACTGAAAAAAGTTGATACAGAAAAAAATGAGCAACAAATAGAAGAGCGAGTCATTTTTAATGAGAATAATTTGTTTCTCCGAAGACCAGGGTGCGTCTATGCAGTTAGGAAAGAATTTATCCCACAAGTTAATCTCTATGCGTCTAACATGGAAAACCCGGTTCATGACATGTCGATGTGGGGGAGCGCGGTTCTAACAAATGGTTTATATTTATTGAGAAAACCGTTGATAGAATGGAGAAAACATGGACAAAGTTCTTTTAAAAAAGAAATAGATCAGTCAAATAAAGAGCAATTATACTACAAAAGGCTCATGACTTTGCAAAGAAGATTGCAACGTGTTGAAGCTGCCAGAAATTACTTGATAAATAATGTGACTATAGTAGATTATGACAAAAAGAAAAAATTACTGGATAATTTGATTAAAGAGTTAGAAATGCGTATTTACATGTTAGAAAAAGAAAAAATACGAACAGTTATTTTCTCGTTCTGGAAATACAAACATAAATTTTATTTTGGAACTGATATCTATCATCTTCTAAAACATAAGTATAAAAAGTGA
- a CDS encoding LicD family protein, which produces MKKLTMIEVQQRAVNILMYIDKICRKNELKYTIFYGSLIGVERHKGFIPWDDDIDIVMPRPDYNKLIDLLKTDENYTLLAFETRTHYRYPFAKLIDPNTIAKTKQYFGGEDPDLGVFVDIFPIDGIPDTEKEREKLREITEQYRLNLMDTFKWCYARSFYFSKALIKLIMRYPYHRKLLKEGNDRYWRDKYQEMAKSIPFGETKTCGYMEWIHINWGVFPTEWFHEFEDVEFEGHKVMAIKDRKKFLKLRYGNYMEMPPEKERVTHHPYDFYEK; this is translated from the coding sequence ATGAAAAAATTAACGATGATAGAGGTACAGCAAAGAGCAGTGAATATTTTGATGTATATTGATAAGATTTGTCGAAAAAATGAGTTGAAATATACAATTTTTTACGGCAGTTTGATTGGGGTAGAAAGACATAAAGGTTTTATTCCTTGGGATGATGATATTGATATAGTTATGCCAAGGCCAGATTACAACAAGCTGATTGATTTATTGAAAACAGATGAAAATTATACGTTATTAGCTTTTGAAACTAGAACACACTATCGCTACCCTTTTGCGAAACTTATAGATCCCAATACAATTGCAAAAACAAAACAATATTTTGGTGGGGAAGACCCTGACTTAGGTGTCTTTGTAGATATATTTCCTATTGATGGAATACCAGATACAGAAAAAGAAAGAGAAAAATTGAGAGAAATTACAGAGCAATATCGTTTGAATCTGATGGACACATTTAAATGGTGCTATGCTCGGAGTTTTTATTTTTCAAAAGCTTTAATAAAACTTATTATGCGGTATCCATATCACCGAAAATTATTAAAAGAAGGAAATGATAGATATTGGAGAGATAAGTATCAAGAGATGGCCAAAAGTATTCCTTTTGGGGAAACTAAAACATGTGGTTATATGGAATGGATTCATATTAACTGGGGTGTTTTTCCAACAGAATGGTTTCATGAATTTGAAGATGTAGAATTTGAAGGTCATAAAGTCATGGCTATCAAAGATAGAAAAAAATTCTTGAAGTTGCGTTATGGAAACTACATGGAAATGCCTCCTGAAAAAGAGCGAGTAACACACCATCCTTATGATTTTTATGAAAAGTGA
- a CDS encoding O-antigen ligase family protein yields MSSNVLERIEKIGNKLSLPYIIFFELVLIARMVSVYSTLPTKIDSIFTLIIIVFSGIVFFCHFFPMILKKKKIQIEYWLVLFIVILVITTLINHSYAFTENIKLIIWQCIFFFCVFEVGRTNNQRIFKIFEYVLLIVWTVLTSIALYLFFAHVNFSMPVKTLYYGMRIGFYENRLYGIFVDPNYACTISLICILFAIRNIIKNKKIIQRTLYSFIALIQFSYVALSGSRSGIIQLMAATFFGVFFVYLYKNPTNRKFVATKLVQAVLSAIVCSAIAYGGVSFVQSGYIFLGNEIHVSSPKMLDSFEKRTPANTENNKLSAKRPDVEENTDISNSRFKLWKSATELMRLNPLFGVTPKGFVDVAKEKIPETHIARTGQTPHSAFFYLLAATGITGTIIFVVFLITKMVNSLRILFSNNNKDYIEFIIDNQVVLVILVSSLLITEIVLTRRTATFVFWLYLGKLQHTFDLMKVKLRNKK; encoded by the coding sequence ATGTCTAGTAATGTTTTAGAACGAATAGAAAAAATAGGGAATAAACTATCATTACCATACATCATTTTTTTCGAGTTGGTTTTAATAGCAAGAATGGTTAGTGTCTATTCGACACTTCCAACAAAAATTGATTCAATTTTTACATTGATAATCATTGTATTTTCAGGAATAGTATTTTTTTGTCATTTTTTTCCTATGATACTAAAAAAAAAGAAGATACAAATTGAATACTGGTTAGTCTTATTTATAGTTATATTGGTTATAACTACTTTAATCAATCACTCTTATGCATTTACAGAAAATATCAAACTTATTATTTGGCAATGTATTTTTTTCTTTTGTGTATTTGAAGTTGGAAGAACAAATAACCAGCGTATTTTTAAAATTTTTGAATATGTTTTGCTTATCGTTTGGACAGTTCTTACGAGTATTGCCTTGTATTTGTTTTTCGCACACGTCAATTTTTCAATGCCTGTAAAAACATTGTATTACGGAATGAGAATAGGATTTTATGAAAACCGATTATATGGGATCTTTGTTGATCCAAATTATGCCTGCACTATTTCTTTAATCTGTATATTATTTGCTATAAGAAACATAATTAAAAATAAAAAAATTATTCAAAGAACACTATACTCGTTTATAGCTTTGATTCAATTCAGTTATGTAGCTCTTTCAGGATCTAGATCAGGTATTATACAATTAATGGCTGCAACCTTCTTTGGTGTTTTTTTTGTTTATTTATATAAGAATCCTACAAATCGTAAATTTGTTGCTACCAAACTCGTTCAAGCTGTATTATCAGCAATAGTCTGTTCAGCTATTGCTTATGGTGGAGTGTCGTTTGTTCAATCCGGTTACATTTTTTTGGGGAATGAAATCCATGTAAGCAGTCCTAAGATGTTAGATAGTTTTGAAAAAAGAACGCCAGCTAACACAGAAAATAATAAATTGTCTGCTAAAAGACCCGATGTAGAAGAGAATACGGATATTTCAAATAGTCGATTTAAATTATGGAAAAGTGCAACAGAACTTATGAGGTTAAACCCATTATTCGGAGTTACGCCAAAAGGATTTGTAGATGTTGCTAAAGAAAAAATTCCTGAGACTCATATAGCAAGAACTGGGCAAACACCGCACAGTGCCTTTTTCTATTTGCTAGCAGCCACTGGTATTACAGGAACGATTATTTTCGTAGTATTTTTAATCACTAAAATGGTGAATTCTCTTCGAATCCTTTTTTCTAATAACAATAAAGATTATATTGAATTCATTATTGATAATCAGGTTGTACTGGTTATTTTGGTATCAAGCCTACTGATTACAGAAATTGTTCTTACACGGCGTACAGCAACTTTTGTCTTTTGGTTGTATTTAGGAAAACTTCAGCACACTTTTGATTTGATGAAAGTGAAATTACGTAATAAGAAATAG
- a CDS encoding glycosyltransferase family 2 protein, whose translation MCEISIIVPVYKVEPYLRKCVDSILAQTFTDFEVILVDDGSPDNSGKICDEYASKDSRVRVIHKKNGGLSSARNAGIDVARGKYLGFVDSDDYIEKDMYELLYDNIVKEQADLSICGIYDVYEGKKPVNKPTIKKTVTATEGLLLILHGNIISVHAVNKLYKRELFSTLRYPEGKYHEDSFVIVDLLDRCKKIAIDSKQKYYYYHRLDSINTETFSAKQFEFIEAWVINENKLRGRGKKIEEAAHQRVCFANFLVLDKIVTAKATNLPETKKIVHYLRNNFLFIMRNRIFTKSRKLSMLLLLFSIHLYKFPVELRRKKLANNK comes from the coding sequence ATGTGTGAGATTAGTATTATTGTTCCTGTCTATAAAGTAGAACCTTATTTAAGAAAATGTGTAGATTCAATCTTAGCACAAACATTTACTGATTTCGAAGTGATATTAGTAGATGACGGTTCTCCTGACAATAGCGGTAAAATATGTGATGAATATGCATCGAAAGACAGTCGTGTCCGTGTTATCCATAAAAAAAATGGCGGATTAAGTAGTGCAAGAAATGCCGGGATTGATGTGGCACGAGGAAAGTATTTAGGTTTTGTTGACAGTGATGATTATATCGAAAAAGATATGTATGAACTTTTGTACGACAACATTGTCAAAGAACAAGCAGATCTTTCTATTTGTGGGATTTATGATGTATATGAGGGGAAAAAACCAGTAAATAAACCAACTATCAAAAAAACGGTAACTGCAACGGAAGGATTGTTATTAATATTACATGGAAATATTATTTCTGTTCATGCTGTGAATAAACTATACAAACGAGAGCTGTTTTCTACACTCCGCTATCCTGAGGGAAAATATCATGAAGATTCTTTTGTTATTGTTGATCTTTTAGACCGTTGCAAAAAAATAGCAATAGATTCAAAGCAAAAATATTATTACTATCATCGTTTAGATAGTATAAATACGGAAACATTCTCTGCCAAACAATTTGAGTTCATTGAAGCATGGGTGATAAACGAGAATAAGCTAAGAGGAAGAGGCAAAAAAATTGAAGAAGCTGCGCACCAAAGAGTCTGTTTTGCCAATTTTTTAGTTTTAGATAAAATCGTAACAGCCAAGGCAACCAACTTGCCAGAGACCAAAAAAATCGTTCATTATCTAAGAAATAATTTCCTATTTATTATGAGAAATCGAATTTTTACGAAAAGTCGCAAACTTTCCATGCTTTTATTGCTATTTAGTATTCATTTATATAAATTTCCTGTGGAGTTGAGAAGAAAAAAATTGGCCAATAATAAATAG
- a CDS encoding NAD-dependent epimerase/dehydratase family protein: MMTLIKQPMYQEDLAKVINHTPKIKQLHGKSVLMIGASGMIGSFLIDTLMAANEQLGIKIKVYAMGRNRQKLEKRFASYLELDTFEIVEGDVTEPLPKEIQADYLIHGASNTHPKAYATDPIGTIMTNLAGTEQVLKHAVATQPVRVLFLSTVEIYGENRGDIEKFTEDYCGYIDCNTLRAGYPEGKRVSESLCQAYIAKHDLDIVIPRLCRTFGPTMLLSDTKASSQFILNAVEQKDIVLKSEGNQYFSYVYVGDAVSAILHLLLEGEKGEAYNVSSENFDLRLKELAQQLADISGKQVIFELPDEIEQKGFSKASTAILDNKKIKENGWYPIFELKESLIHTVELVKGEKQNV; encoded by the coding sequence ATGATGACGTTGATTAAACAACCAATGTACCAAGAAGATTTGGCAAAAGTAATCAATCATACACCAAAAATAAAACAGCTACATGGAAAATCCGTTCTGATGATTGGTGCTTCTGGAATGATTGGCTCTTTTTTGATTGATACGTTGATGGCTGCTAATGAACAACTAGGCATCAAAATCAAAGTTTATGCAATGGGCAGAAACCGTCAGAAGCTTGAAAAAAGGTTTGCCAGTTATCTTGAATTAGATACTTTCGAAATTGTTGAAGGTGACGTCACAGAACCCTTACCAAAAGAAATTCAAGCTGACTATTTGATACACGGTGCAAGTAACACACATCCTAAGGCTTACGCAACTGATCCAATCGGTACGATCATGACTAATCTTGCAGGTACAGAGCAAGTATTGAAACATGCAGTAGCAACCCAACCGGTTAGAGTATTATTTTTATCAACAGTAGAAATCTATGGCGAAAATCGAGGCGATATAGAAAAATTCACAGAAGATTACTGTGGATACATCGATTGTAATACACTGAGAGCAGGCTACCCTGAAGGAAAAAGAGTCAGTGAATCATTATGCCAAGCCTACATCGCAAAACACGACCTCGACATCGTGATTCCAAGGCTTTGCCGTACGTTTGGTCCGACGATGCTTTTATCTGATACGAAAGCATCCTCACAATTTATTTTAAATGCAGTCGAACAAAAAGATATTGTTTTAAAAAGTGAAGGAAACCAATATTTTTCGTATGTATATGTTGGAGATGCTGTTTCTGCTATTCTTCATTTACTGCTTGAAGGAGAAAAAGGAGAGGCGTACAACGTTTCTTCAGAAAACTTTGATTTACGACTAAAAGAATTAGCCCAACAGCTAGCTGATATCAGCGGCAAACAAGTAATTTTTGAATTGCCGGATGAGATTGAACAAAAAGGTTTCTCAAAAGCTAGCACAGCGATACTTGATAACAAGAAAATCAAAGAAAATGGTTGGTATCCAATATTTGAATTGAAAGAATCATTGATACACACAGTAGAATTAGTTAAAGGTGAGAAGCAAAATGTGTGA
- a CDS encoding IspD/TarI family cytidylyltransferase: MITAIIIAGGVGKRMGQDIPKQFITIEGKPIIIYTLESFQHHPQVDRILVVCKSGWEETMWAYIKEFNISKVQWVITGGSKGQESINNGVQFLKDYSEDDDTIIIHDGIRPLVDELVLSDVIVKCKEFGNGVTSLPYNEQIFIKKTEETTEQYVDRNTLRRVSTPQAYQYGKLRAAYDRAVKEDIGMTDSSYTNTMMVDLGETLYFAAGSDKNIKLTTTDDLELFKAYLKMKD, from the coding sequence ATGATTACAGCTATTATTATTGCCGGTGGTGTGGGTAAACGAATGGGACAAGATATCCCAAAACAGTTCATTACAATTGAAGGTAAACCTATTATTATCTATACTTTAGAATCATTTCAACACCATCCTCAAGTTGACCGGATTTTAGTCGTTTGTAAATCTGGCTGGGAAGAAACGATGTGGGCGTATATCAAAGAATTCAACATTAGCAAAGTCCAATGGGTCATTACAGGGGGATCAAAAGGACAAGAGTCGATCAATAATGGTGTCCAGTTTTTGAAAGATTACTCTGAAGACGATGATACGATCATCATCCATGATGGTATCCGTCCACTAGTAGATGAACTAGTATTGTCAGATGTAATCGTTAAATGTAAAGAATTTGGTAATGGCGTAACCTCTCTACCTTACAATGAACAAATTTTTATCAAGAAAACAGAAGAAACGACGGAACAGTATGTCGATCGTAACACATTGCGGCGTGTCTCAACTCCACAAGCTTATCAATACGGAAAACTACGGGCAGCATATGACCGAGCAGTGAAAGAAGACATTGGTATGACTGATTCTTCCTATACGAATACCATGATGGTAGATTTAGGAGAAACTTTATATTTTGCTGCTGGTTCTGATAAAAATATCAAATTGACAACAACAGATGATCTAGAATTGTTCAAAGCATATTTAAAAATGAAAGACTAG